The Gammaproteobacteria bacterium DNA window AACGATCTTCCTGGTCGTCGTCGTCGCGACAGGCCTGCTATGCTTCTACTGACAGAAAAGCCAACGACCTCACGAGGACTGCGCCATGGGTACCAAGGTTAAGCTCGTCACCAGTCATGGTGACATCACGCTCGAACTGGAAGATGAGAAAGCGCCGATCACCGTTGCCAATTTTCTCGCTTATGTCGAGGACAATTTCTACGACGGCACCATTTTCCATCGTGTGATTCCGGACTTCATGATCCAGGCGGGCGGCTTCACGCCCGACATGCAACAGAAAGACACCCGCGCGCCGATCAAGAACGAAGCGGACAACGGCCTGTCCAACGATCCCTACACCATTGCCATGGCGCGCACGCAGGTCGTCGACAGTGCTACCAGCCAGTTTTTCATCAACGTGGCAGACAATGTCTTTCTT harbors:
- a CDS encoding peptidylprolyl isomerase; the encoded protein is MGTKVKLVTSHGDITLELEDEKAPITVANFLAYVEDNFYDGTIFHRVIPDFMIQAGGFTPDMQQKDTRAPIKNEADNGLSNDPYTIAMARTQVVDSATSQFFINVADNVFLDHGSRDFGYAVFGKVVEGENVVDQISGMPTGTTAGHQNVPSEPVTIERAEKL